The following coding sequences lie in one Mucilaginibacter sp. KACC 22773 genomic window:
- a CDS encoding TonB-dependent receptor codes for MRSCLLIAVLLICSRHSFSQTSHLTGRVIDSATQVPLKGVTIMLQPGNKTGITDETGRFFYQSIPVSVKTISITAIGYQKETLLLSDFRNGQVIVISQQQTQLSDVIITANAANPYKVISETDIKMRGVANSQEMLRIVPGLFIGQHQGGGKAEQIFLRGFDNDHGTDINLSVDYMPVNMVSQAHGQGYADSHFIIPETIESTNYQKGMYNVDKGDLAVTGFVNFNTANAIDANQVKIEGGQFNTYRVFGMVNLLGQKAKANNQSWYAASEYRYSDSYFDNPQHFKRFNFFTKYHGRLNANNWLTVSASTFYSAWKASGQIPESAVSDGTIGFYGALDPNEGGVTSRTNLNAQLLTRLSNHDIVKNQLYYSRYKFDLHTNFTFYLVDTVNGDEIRQRETRNLYGYNGSYQHEGYIGNTKLTTEAGINTRLDMTKGSELSHTVNNFTVIDPVKLGDITELGAGAYLGETFQFSSKFSMNAGVRFDQFYYRYNNKLATDSTLNGIGVYTANNNIVSPKLNFYYRVNDKTELYLLTGKGFHSNDTRVVVAQGGLQTLPAAYGADLGTVFKPAKNLLFNAALWYSYLQKEYVYAGDGGSVEFSGRTRRIGLDLSGRYQPLKSLYFDADVNYAHGRSLDDPAGANYIPLAPVWSSTGGITYTFKNGFNGSLRYRYLADRAANADYSLVAKGYFINDLVLNYTRPKYEIGLTINNLFNVQWKETQFETVTRLKNQAPVDGIAFTAGTKFAALLHLSYFFK; via the coding sequence ATGCGTAGTTGCCTGCTTATCGCTGTTCTGTTAATTTGTAGCCGTCACTCGTTTTCGCAAACAAGTCATTTAACAGGCAGGGTAATTGACAGTGCCACACAAGTTCCGTTAAAAGGTGTAACTATTATGCTGCAACCGGGGAACAAAACCGGTATTACTGATGAAACAGGCCGATTCTTTTATCAAAGCATACCTGTATCAGTTAAAACTATTTCTATAACTGCAATTGGCTATCAAAAAGAAACCTTGCTGCTAAGTGATTTCAGGAACGGACAGGTAATTGTTATTAGCCAGCAGCAAACACAGCTGAGCGATGTGATTATAACGGCCAATGCGGCCAACCCTTATAAAGTCATCAGCGAGACGGACATCAAAATGAGGGGAGTAGCTAATTCGCAGGAGATGCTGCGTATAGTGCCAGGCCTGTTCATAGGCCAGCACCAGGGCGGCGGTAAAGCCGAACAGATTTTTCTGCGCGGTTTTGATAATGACCATGGTACCGATATCAATTTGAGCGTTGATTATATGCCGGTAAATATGGTTTCGCAGGCACATGGCCAGGGTTATGCCGACAGTCATTTTATTATCCCCGAAACGATAGAAAGCACCAACTATCAAAAAGGGATGTATAATGTGGATAAAGGCGACCTGGCCGTGACCGGCTTTGTGAACTTTAACACTGCCAACGCGATTGACGCTAACCAGGTTAAAATAGAAGGCGGACAGTTTAATACCTACAGGGTGTTCGGCATGGTTAACCTGCTTGGCCAAAAAGCTAAAGCCAATAACCAATCCTGGTACGCCGCTTCGGAATACCGGTACAGCGACAGTTATTTTGATAACCCGCAGCATTTTAAACGCTTTAACTTTTTTACCAAATATCATGGCCGGCTAAACGCCAACAACTGGCTAACCGTTAGTGCATCCACTTTCTACAGCGCATGGAAAGCATCCGGGCAGATCCCGGAAAGCGCGGTAAGCGATGGCACCATCGGGTTTTACGGCGCACTTGACCCCAACGAGGGCGGAGTAACCTCGCGTACCAACTTGAACGCACAGCTTTTAACCCGGCTGTCGAATCATGACATCGTCAAAAACCAGCTCTACTATTCGCGCTATAAATTCGACCTGCATACCAATTTTACATTTTACCTGGTAGATACAGTTAACGGTGACGAGATCCGTCAGCGGGAAACACGCAATTTGTATGGCTATAACGGCAGCTACCAGCATGAAGGCTATATTGGGAATACTAAACTGACAACGGAAGCGGGAATTAATACCCGGCTGGATATGACCAAAGGTTCAGAATTATCGCATACCGTCAACAACTTCACGGTTATCGATCCGGTTAAATTGGGTGATATTACCGAACTGGGTGCCGGAGCCTACCTGGGTGAAACATTTCAATTCAGTTCAAAATTCTCGATGAACGCAGGGGTAAGGTTTGATCAGTTTTATTACAGGTATAACAATAAACTGGCCACCGATAGTACGCTTAATGGTATCGGTGTGTATACCGCCAATAATAATATAGTTAGTCCCAAGCTGAATTTTTACTACCGTGTTAACGATAAAACCGAATTGTATTTATTAACCGGCAAAGGCTTTCATTCTAATGATACCCGGGTGGTAGTGGCGCAGGGAGGTTTGCAAACCCTGCCCGCAGCATATGGTGCCGATTTGGGTACGGTATTTAAACCGGCCAAAAACCTGTTGTTCAACGCTGCGTTGTGGTATAGTTACCTGCAAAAAGAATATGTATACGCAGGCGATGGAGGTTCGGTAGAATTTAGCGGCCGCACCCGCCGCATTGGTTTAGACCTGTCTGGCCGTTACCAGCCGCTTAAATCCCTGTATTTTGACGCAGATGTAAATTACGCCCACGGCAGGTCGCTGGACGACCCGGCCGGAGCAAATTATATTCCTTTAGCACCGGTTTGGAGCAGTACCGGCGGCATAACCTACACTTTTAAAAACGGCTTCAATGGCAGTTTGCGCTACCGGTATCTGGCTGACCGCGCGGCGAATGCCGACTATAGCCTGGTTGCCAAAGGTTATTTTATCAACGACCTGGTATTAAATTATACCAGGCCCAAATACGAAATTGGCTTAACCATAAATAACCTGTTTAATGTGCAGTGGAAAGAAACCCAGTTTGAAACGGTTACCCGGTTAAAAAACCAGGCACCGGTTGATGGGATTGCTTTTACTGCCGGAACCAAATTTGCAGCTTTGCTGCATCTCAGTTACTTTTTTAAATAA
- a CDS encoding HupE/UreJ family protein, which translates to MCNIFSINSRHKNSWRLFIFATIFAVTALRPTIAAAHQTPNTLVFLDASPHRVALELQMPLSELELAFGNNISKNPETLIEKFGPQLTEYLKAHIHAYTKKATPWNVEVEALRMDKGKFIENGIDYWEVVARVVIIPLPGESTRKFMLDYDVIMHQIVNHAALVSIRSDWETGNLNTSSADAMVISWNTKDNVIYPLEINLQQGSWFKGFNSMLALGMQHIKEGTDHLLFLIVLLLPSMLLPVKKHWGGFGGVKCSLRNLLKIVTAFTIGHSVTLLLGALGWLSLPAQLVEVLIAVSILVSAVHAIYPIFPGREALVAAGFGLIHGLAFASVLSNLNLTALTLTLSILGFNIGIEVMQLFVIAIIVPWLMLMSRTLVYPFFRTGAAILAGIAALAWMAERVFNQPNLITQVILKFTSYELWLVFAVAIFSVTAFLSARFKKALFV; encoded by the coding sequence ATGTGTAACATTTTTTCAATAAACAGTCGCCATAAAAACAGTTGGCGGCTGTTTATTTTTGCAACTATTTTTGCCGTTACAGCATTAAGGCCAACAATTGCCGCTGCGCATCAAACGCCAAATACGCTTGTTTTTTTAGATGCAAGTCCTCATAGGGTTGCACTTGAGCTGCAAATGCCGCTATCAGAACTGGAACTTGCTTTTGGCAACAATATATCTAAAAATCCGGAAACGCTTATCGAAAAATTCGGGCCTCAATTAACAGAATACCTCAAAGCCCACATTCATGCCTACACAAAAAAAGCTACTCCATGGAATGTTGAAGTAGAAGCTTTGAGGATGGACAAAGGAAAATTTATCGAGAACGGCATCGATTATTGGGAAGTAGTTGCCAGGGTAGTTATCATACCGCTGCCGGGCGAGAGTACCCGGAAGTTTATGCTCGATTATGATGTGATTATGCACCAGATTGTTAACCATGCAGCCCTTGTTTCTATCCGCAGCGATTGGGAGACAGGAAATTTAAATACATCGTCGGCAGATGCAATGGTAATCAGCTGGAATACCAAAGATAATGTGATATATCCTTTGGAAATAAATTTACAGCAAGGAAGCTGGTTTAAAGGTTTCAATAGCATGCTTGCTTTAGGCATGCAGCACATCAAGGAGGGAACCGATCACCTGTTGTTCCTGATTGTGCTATTGTTGCCATCTATGCTTTTACCTGTTAAAAAGCATTGGGGTGGTTTTGGCGGCGTTAAATGCAGCCTCAGGAACTTGCTGAAAATTGTAACGGCGTTTACCATCGGTCATTCTGTTACCTTGCTATTGGGAGCTTTAGGTTGGCTCAGCCTCCCCGCGCAACTGGTAGAAGTATTGATCGCCGTTTCTATCCTGGTTTCGGCGGTACATGCAATCTATCCTATATTTCCTGGCAGGGAGGCCCTGGTAGCAGCAGGTTTCGGGCTTATACACGGATTGGCATTTGCTTCGGTTTTGTCTAATCTTAATTTGACTGCCCTCACATTGACGCTAAGCATCCTTGGCTTTAATATTGGTATAGAAGTGATGCAGTTGTTTGTAATCGCCATTATCGTTCCATGGCTGATGCTGATGAGCAGGACGTTGGTTTATCCTTTTTTCAGAACCGGCGCCGCCATACTGGCCGGTATAGCGGCTTTGGCCTGGATGGCCGAAAGGGTTTTCAATCAGCCTAACCTGATTACCCAGGTAATACTAAAATTTACCAGCTACGAATTGTGGTTAGTATTTGCTGTCGCAATATTTTCTGTTACCGCATTTCTATCGGCCCGATTTAAAAAAGCGCTGTTTGTTTAA
- a CDS encoding DUF3500 domain-containing protein: protein MKTKLFILLPAISLSVLLVIQACKKSSSDSGTTTTTASVSALTCASATISGTAYASTAFTGTAAVPYTGGNGKTYAAGTAISSTGVTGLTATLAAGTLASGAGNITYAIAGTPASSGTASFAITFGGQTCSFAVTVNAASTTTTGCSTSATTASKVVCLANAFLATLTTAQQSTVVLTLNLTNAKRWSNLPCGVSCRNGLAFSSLTTTQLAAAKAVAAAAFGTSSGEGYDEFSQIMAADDYLGQTASGYSSGNYIIAFLGTPSTTGKWMLQIGGHHYAQNITYDAGSVTSITPLHQGVEPKGSFTLSGTTYSGPLESEHTAMQEMLGSFTSTELASAKISSTFSDCLMVPGSTTNTFPTTKQGIKVSALSSAAQAKVLAAMMPWINDVDATAAAAFTTIYQNELADTYVTYASNTSAVAGTASSFLTTNTDYVRIDGPSVWIEFICQTGVVLSGIHYHTVMRDHTRDYIGL, encoded by the coding sequence ATGAAAACTAAATTATTTATCTTATTACCGGCCATCAGCCTAAGCGTATTGCTGGTGATCCAGGCCTGCAAAAAAAGCAGCAGCGATTCCGGCACCACTACAACTACGGCATCTGTAAGTGCTTTAACTTGTGCCAGCGCAACAATTTCAGGAACGGCTTATGCCTCAACTGCATTTACCGGAACAGCAGCGGTACCGTATACGGGCGGAAACGGGAAAACTTATGCCGCGGGTACCGCTATCTCATCAACGGGGGTTACCGGGCTAACAGCAACTTTAGCCGCTGGTACATTAGCCAGCGGGGCGGGCAACATTACGTATGCTATTGCAGGTACACCAGCGTCGAGCGGTACTGCTTCTTTTGCTATTACCTTCGGCGGGCAAACGTGCAGTTTTGCAGTTACTGTAAATGCCGCAAGTACAACAACCACAGGGTGCTCTACATCGGCCACCACCGCATCAAAAGTAGTATGTTTAGCCAATGCTTTTTTAGCAACGCTTACCACTGCGCAGCAGTCAACTGTTGTACTTACGCTGAACCTTACCAATGCCAAAAGATGGTCGAATCTGCCATGTGGGGTTTCGTGCAGAAACGGATTGGCATTTAGTAGCTTAACCACCACACAATTAGCGGCTGCAAAAGCTGTTGCAGCGGCAGCCTTCGGTACAAGTAGCGGTGAAGGTTATGACGAGTTTTCACAAATTATGGCCGCCGATGATTACCTGGGGCAAACTGCTTCCGGCTATTCTTCAGGTAACTATATTATCGCATTTTTGGGAACCCCAAGTACAACCGGAAAGTGGATGCTACAGATTGGTGGCCACCATTACGCGCAAAATATTACTTATGACGCAGGCAGTGTTACCAGTATTACACCTTTGCACCAGGGAGTAGAACCAAAAGGATCATTTACTTTAAGCGGAACTACTTATAGCGGCCCGCTGGAATCAGAGCATACGGCAATGCAGGAAATGCTGGGCTCTTTCACAAGTACAGAGCTGGCTTCGGCAAAAATATCCAGTACTTTTTCCGACTGTTTGATGGTACCCGGTTCAACCACCAATACATTCCCAACCACTAAACAGGGAATTAAAGTAAGTGCGTTGAGCAGTGCGGCACAGGCAAAAGTGCTGGCAGCCATGATGCCATGGATCAACGATGTGGACGCTACTGCCGCCGCCGCCTTTACTACAATTTATCAAAATGAGCTTGCAGATACATATGTTACATATGCCAGCAATACCTCTGCCGTTGCCGGTACGGCCAGCTCATTTTTAACAACCAATACCGATTACGTCAGGATAGATGGGCCAAGTGTTTGGATAGAGTTTATTTGCCAAACAGGTGTGGTGCTTTCGGGAATTCACTACCATACTGTTATGAGGGACCATACCCGTGATTACATAGGTTTATAA
- a CDS encoding sensor histidine kinase: MSKIKAISIILHFAGWVMLMAIPLIFLHRGGSFDGDIVLLQSPDYWLFGLTFMVVFYSNAYFFVPRLLLRKKHIFFGIAVFSLFFGVYCIRPFDRLLHIREKEDDSRRPNNRPPFNGPGNVNYQPVEPPGRNPNLPSYRDRPLSRSPFGQPLDITSFFIFFTVIAFSTAIKTIREWLLTEQRAARAEADKATAELSFLKAQINPHFLFNTMNNIYTLVLTKDDHAADSVLRLSKIMRYVTEDVTGNFAPLQREVDCIGSYIELQRLRTGSLTAVNFEVDGDIDGKQIAPLLLMTFIENVFKYGVSKHESTTIQIKLVISETTLYFYCKNRIFGLSNGDNHSTGIGIKNTRKRLEHLYTGRYLLNISNDNQEYIVQLTLPT; this comes from the coding sequence ATGTCAAAAATTAAAGCTATTTCCATCATCCTGCATTTTGCCGGCTGGGTTATGCTCATGGCCATCCCGCTCATATTTCTGCATAGAGGCGGCAGCTTTGACGGTGACATCGTCCTTTTGCAAAGCCCCGACTATTGGTTATTCGGACTTACTTTTATGGTGGTTTTTTACAGCAACGCCTACTTTTTTGTTCCGCGGCTGCTGCTCCGTAAAAAACATATTTTCTTTGGAATTGCTGTTTTTTCCCTGTTCTTCGGTGTTTACTGCATCAGGCCATTTGACCGCTTGCTGCATATCAGGGAAAAAGAGGACGACAGCCGACGGCCTAATAACCGGCCGCCTTTCAATGGGCCCGGCAACGTGAATTATCAGCCCGTGGAGCCTCCGGGACGAAACCCCAACTTGCCATCCTATCGCGATAGACCTTTAAGCCGGTCGCCGTTTGGGCAGCCGTTGGATATTACCAGTTTCTTTATTTTTTTTACGGTAATAGCCTTTAGTACGGCCATTAAAACTATCCGGGAATGGCTGCTTACCGAGCAAAGGGCCGCCCGCGCCGAAGCGGATAAAGCGACCGCCGAGCTCTCTTTTTTGAAAGCACAAATCAATCCGCATTTTTTGTTCAATACCATGAACAATATTTATACGCTGGTTTTAACAAAGGACGATCATGCAGCCGACAGCGTTTTGCGACTTTCAAAAATCATGCGTTACGTTACCGAAGATGTAACCGGGAATTTTGCACCCCTGCAGCGCGAGGTTGATTGTATAGGCAGCTATATTGAACTACAGCGTTTACGCACAGGTAGCCTTACGGCTGTTAATTTTGAGGTAGACGGCGACATAGATGGAAAACAAATAGCCCCCCTGCTGCTAATGACTTTTATTGAAAATGTTTTCAAATACGGTGTTAGCAAACATGAAAGCACAACTATCCAAATCAAATTGGTTATCAGCGAAACTACCCTGTACTTTTATTGTAAAAACCGGATATTCGGTTTAAGTAACGGCGATAACCACAGCACCGGCATAGGCATCAAAAACACCCGAAAACGTTTAGAACATTTATATACCGGCAGGTATTTATTAAATATCAGCAACGATAACCAGGAGTACATTGTTCAGCTAACTTTACCAACTTAA
- a CDS encoding LytR/AlgR family response regulator transcription factor, with protein MILKCIAIDDEPLALRLIGEYVSRFPKLQLIKTFEDAISAAEFLKNTAVDLLFLDINMPDISGIDLLRSLPVKPMVIFTTSYRNYAYEGFQLEAVDFVEKPIEFERFTRAIEKALAFYQYKNRANEKLNTADESLYVHSEYRIVKIDLSAIEYIESMENYIRIHLTNDKPVFTLMTLKEVLKKLPADKFQRIHRSYIVPVSKIKSIQNRKAQLTDIELPVSDAYYESIRGLVN; from the coding sequence ATGATCCTTAAATGCATAGCCATTGATGATGAACCTTTAGCGTTACGGCTTATTGGCGAATATGTATCGCGGTTTCCCAAACTGCAACTCATTAAAACATTCGAAGACGCAATTTCGGCGGCCGAATTCTTAAAAAACACGGCGGTCGACCTCCTTTTTTTGGATATCAACATGCCCGATATCTCGGGTATCGACCTCTTAAGGTCGCTGCCTGTAAAACCCATGGTTATTTTCACCACCTCCTACCGCAACTATGCCTATGAAGGCTTTCAACTGGAGGCGGTAGATTTTGTTGAAAAACCAATAGAATTTGAACGTTTTACCAGGGCTATAGAAAAAGCCCTTGCGTTTTATCAATATAAGAACCGGGCAAATGAAAAATTGAATACTGCAGACGAAAGCCTGTACGTCCATTCTGAATACCGGATTGTAAAGATTGACCTGAGCGCCATTGAATATATTGAAAGCATGGAAAACTATATAAGAATTCATTTAACTAACGACAAACCGGTATTTACTCTAATGACATTAAAGGAAGTGTTGAAAAAGCTGCCCGCTGATAAATTTCAGCGTATTCATCGCAGCTATATTGTACCTGTAAGTAAAATAAAATCCATCCAAAATCGTAAGGCGCAACTAACGGATATTGAATTGCCGGTGAGCGATGCGTATTATGAAAGTATCCGCGGTTTGGTTAATTAG
- a CDS encoding VIT1/CCC1 transporter family protein — MHHEHHVTSSETIRDIVIGMSDGLTVPFALAAGLSGAISSSTLVVTAGIAEIVAGSIAMGLGGYLAGRTEVDHYQSELKREYEEVEKLPEQEKAEVMEVFAGFGLSEPLQRQIADELAKDKKQWVEFMMRYELGLEEPNANRAAKSAITIGLSYIVGGIIPLSPYLIIDHAQEALYYSCGVTLICLFIFGYFKSKMTGQPALSGAFKVVIIGALAAGAAFLMAKLITGK; from the coding sequence ATGCACCATGAACACCATGTAACCAGTTCGGAAACCATCAGGGACATTGTTATCGGTATGTCCGATGGTTTAACGGTTCCTTTCGCTTTGGCGGCAGGTTTAAGCGGAGCCATCAGTTCGTCAACCCTTGTAGTAACTGCGGGTATTGCCGAGATTGTTGCCGGATCAATTGCCATGGGCTTAGGCGGTTACCTTGCCGGGCGCACGGAAGTAGACCATTACCAATCTGAATTAAAACGGGAGTATGAGGAAGTAGAGAAACTACCCGAGCAGGAAAAAGCCGAAGTAATGGAAGTATTTGCCGGGTTCGGCCTTTCTGAACCATTGCAGCGACAAATTGCCGATGAACTTGCTAAAGACAAAAAGCAATGGGTGGAATTCATGATGCGTTATGAACTTGGCCTTGAAGAACCCAATGCAAACCGCGCGGCCAAAAGCGCCATTACCATTGGCTTATCCTACATTGTTGGCGGCATTATCCCTTTATCTCCCTATCTCATCATCGACCATGCCCAGGAGGCTTTATATTACTCTTGTGGTGTCACGCTGATATGCCTGTTCATATTTGGTTATTTTAAAAGTAAAATGACAGGCCAGCCGGCATTAAGCGGCGCTTTTAAAGTAGTAATAATTGGCGCACTTGCCGCTGGGGCCGCTTTCCTGATGGCAAAGTTAATTACCGGAAAATAA
- a CDS encoding cytochrome b/b6 domain-containing protein — protein sequence MAIIEPIREDVTHPGHIKKYSAPLRLWHWINAIVISGSLLTVLINATITDRRPVTALVKDELKHAGAVVTDDQAGSVAHALGDSVWSIHTYFGYGLAVLLLFRLVLEFFQLADQKFIGKIKGAYRQFQTIKKERELARHELAVKSIYAVFYLLLIIMAVTGLFLAFEDLLAPFKSIRHSVKDVHGFCMYLIIAFIVVHIAGVFLAERKDDGKGIVSDMINGGKS from the coding sequence ATGGCAATTATCGAACCTATCCGTGAAGATGTTACCCATCCGGGACATATCAAAAAATATTCGGCGCCCCTTCGCCTTTGGCATTGGATTAATGCCATTGTCATCAGTGGTTCGCTGCTTACCGTACTAATCAATGCGACTATTACCGACAGAAGGCCGGTAACAGCACTGGTTAAAGATGAGTTAAAACACGCGGGTGCCGTAGTAACCGACGACCAGGCCGGCTCTGTTGCCCATGCACTTGGCGATAGCGTATGGAGTATTCATACCTATTTTGGATATGGCTTGGCTGTTTTATTATTATTTAGGCTGGTGCTGGAGTTTTTTCAGTTGGCCGATCAAAAATTCATTGGCAAAATAAAAGGCGCTTACCGGCAATTTCAAACTATCAAAAAGGAAAGAGAGCTGGCGAGGCACGAACTTGCTGTGAAAAGCATTTACGCGGTGTTTTATTTGCTGCTTATTATTATGGCTGTAACCGGTTTATTCCTGGCTTTTGAAGATCTGCTGGCGCCATTCAAATCTATCAGGCACAGTGTTAAAGATGTTCATGGCTTTTGCATGTACCTTATTATTGCATTTATTGTTGTTCATATTGCAGGCGTTTTCCTGGCCGAGCGAAAAGATGACGGCAAAGGCATTGTTTCGGATATGATCAACGGAGGTAAATCATAG
- a CDS encoding response regulator transcription factor encodes MKILVIEDEQSLRENITSYLNVDGNICESCGGLTTALQRLADYDYDCVLLDIGLPDGQGLDVLEFLRAHHKNEAVLIISARNSLDDKLKGLNLGADDYLTKPFHLAELKARLMAVYRRKALNTNNKVVFNEISIDIPGRTVEVNDNAIILTRKEYEMLLYFIANKGKVISKNAIAEHLWGDEMDMHDNFDFIYTHIKNLRRKLLDAGGKDYLTSIYGLGYKFVSS; translated from the coding sequence TTGAAAATCCTGGTAATAGAAGACGAGCAAAGCTTACGTGAAAACATCACCAGCTACCTGAATGTTGACGGCAATATATGCGAAAGCTGTGGCGGACTGACTACGGCACTGCAAAGATTAGCAGACTATGACTATGATTGCGTGCTTTTGGATATAGGCTTACCCGACGGGCAAGGTTTAGATGTGCTTGAATTTTTAAGAGCCCACCACAAAAACGAGGCTGTGCTGATCATTTCGGCCCGAAACTCATTAGATGATAAGCTGAAGGGGCTAAACCTGGGTGCCGATGACTACCTGACCAAACCATTTCATCTTGCCGAGTTAAAAGCGCGCTTAATGGCTGTATACCGCCGGAAAGCATTAAATACCAATAACAAAGTGGTATTTAATGAAATATCAATTGACATACCGGGCAGAACGGTTGAAGTTAACGATAACGCCATCATACTTACACGTAAGGAGTATGAAATGCTGCTTTATTTTATTGCTAATAAGGGCAAAGTAATATCCAAAAATGCCATTGCCGAGCACCTTTGGGGAGATGAGATGGACATGCACGATAACTTCGATTTCATTTACACCCATATCAAAAACCTGCGCAGGAAATTGTTGGATGCCGGTGGTAAAGATTATCTGACATCGATATACGGCCTTGGTTACAAATTTGTGAGTTCATGA
- a CDS encoding sensor histidine kinase, whose product MKLSEHYTRTSVYITLTVLLFGAVIYYFAINYIAQQQLDRGLQQQLTEAEEYARSNDQNPQLYDLDRDHAIFVKTNRQQLQKRFFDTTYFNPKEQRAEPGRAVEDLVKVNNNNYYKVVITISRAGQKYLIEVITIITLTLLAGLLAVLFITNKYLLNDLWKPFRLTLKEIKQFNIADVDQFTGKPSQVDEFTELNEAIREMSLRVTHDYLKLKQFTENASHEMMTPLAVVTTKLDTLIQDETLGADQLAQITDIYSSINKSSRLNNSLLLLAKLENKLITEEEPIELDIMLAEKMQQFQELMQSKNLLFQHQLEPKQILASKYLVDILLNNLFSNAIRHNITGGIVIIQLTAHLLSIKNSGGANPLNTDLIFERFQKGKESQGTGLGLTLVKNICQHYGYTIHYHHEMGLHAFVITF is encoded by the coding sequence ATGAAACTATCTGAGCATTACACCCGGACAAGTGTATATATCACCCTAACTGTTTTACTGTTTGGGGCGGTTATTTATTATTTTGCAATTAACTATATAGCGCAGCAACAGCTTGACCGGGGCCTCCAGCAACAATTAACTGAAGCGGAAGAATACGCCAGGAGTAATGACCAGAACCCGCAATTGTATGACCTGGACAGGGATCATGCCATATTTGTAAAAACAAACCGGCAGCAATTGCAAAAGCGTTTTTTTGATACCACTTATTTTAACCCTAAGGAACAACGGGCAGAGCCCGGCCGCGCGGTGGAAGACCTGGTTAAAGTAAACAATAACAACTACTACAAGGTGGTTATCACCATTTCCAGGGCCGGCCAAAAGTATCTTATTGAGGTTATAACTATTATTACCCTTACCCTGCTTGCCGGCCTGCTGGCTGTGCTCTTTATAACAAATAAATACCTGCTTAACGACCTTTGGAAACCTTTTCGGCTAACTTTAAAGGAAATAAAGCAATTTAATATTGCTGATGTTGACCAATTTACCGGAAAACCAAGCCAGGTGGATGAATTTACCGAACTAAATGAAGCCATCAGAGAGATGTCGTTAAGGGTAACGCACGATTACCTGAAACTGAAACAGTTTACAGAGAATGCATCGCATGAAATGATGACACCGCTGGCCGTTGTAACAACCAAACTGGATACACTGATCCAGGACGAAACTTTGGGTGCCGATCAGCTGGCACAAATAACAGATATTTATAGCTCAATTAATAAATCAAGCCGGCTTAACAATTCATTGTTGCTGCTTGCCAAGTTGGAAAACAAACTCATAACCGAGGAAGAACCCATTGAGCTTGACATTATGCTGGCCGAAAAGATGCAGCAATTTCAGGAATTGATGCAAAGCAAAAATCTTTTGTTTCAGCACCAACTTGAACCTAAGCAGATATTAGCCAGCAAATACCTGGTTGATATTTTGTTAAACAACCTGTTCAGCAACGCTATCAGGCATAACATTACCGGGGGGATAGTTATTATCCAATTAACAGCGCATTTGTTATCGATAAAAAACAGCGGGGGTGCTAATCCTTTAAACACCGACCTGATTTTTGAGCGATTTCAAAAAGGTAAAGAATCGCAAGGCACCGGCCTGGGGTTAACCTTGGTAAAAAACATTTGCCAGCATTACGGCTATACCATCCATTATCATCACGAAATGGGTTTACACGCTTTTGTAATTACGTTTTAG